The sequence GGTACGGCGACAGCGGGTAATACAGTTGAAGTTAAAAATACAGGCGGCACGATTATTGGAACAGCAGTAGCAGACCCAAGTGGCAACTATTCAGTTGCGATCCCAATCGGATCTGCAACGCCAAGCCAACAATTATCTGCAGTAGCAAAAGATCCTGATGGCAACCAAAGTCCAGCAACACCATTTACAACACCAGCAGATCCAGTAATTGTTCAAGCGCCAACTGTAGACAATGTAACAGGTACATCAACATCAGGCTATACAGTGACAGGTACAGCGCCAGCAGGAAGTACTGTAGAAATCAAAAATACAGGTGGTACTGTAATTGGAACAGGTGTGGCCGATGGTAGTGGAAATTACACAGTTACGATTCCAGCTGGATCAGCATCATCAAGCGAACAGTTAACTGCAACAGCCAAAGATGCAGATGGTAATACCAGTCCTGGGACAACGTTCACAACACCAGCGGATCCAGTGGCAGTTAGTGCACCAACAGTTGAAAACGTAACTGGAACTGGAGCAACAGGCTATACAGTAACAGGTAGTGCAACGGCAGGAAATACTATAGAAATCAAAAATACAGGCGGTACAATTATCGGAACCGCAATTGCAGATCCAAGTGGTAACTATACCGTTGTGATCCCAATTGGTTTAGCAACGCCAAGCCAACAATTATCTGCAGTAGCAAAAGACGCTGACGGCAACCAAAGTCCAGCTACAGCATTTACAACACCAGCAGATCCGGTAGTAGTCACAGCACCAACAGTTGATAGTGTAACCGGAACTGGAGCAACAGGTTATACTGTGACCGGTACGGCAACAGCAGGAAATACTGTTGAAGTTAAAAACACTGGTGGAACAGTGATTGGAACTACGATTGCAGATCCAAGTGGTAACTACATTGTTGTAATCCCGACTGGAGCGGCTACTCCAAATCAACAATTATCTGCAGTAGCTAAAGATGCAAACGGCAATCAAAGTCCAGCAACACCATTCACAACACCAGCAGACCCAGTAGTCGTTAGTGCGCCAACAGTTGATACTGTAACAGGTACATCAACAACTGGTTATACGATAAACGGAACTGCAACAGCAGGTAACAGAGTTGATGTGAAAAATACAGGTGGCACGATAATTGGAACAGCTGTAGTAAATGGTAGTGGGAATTACACAATTACAATTCCAGTAGGATCAGCACTACCGCTTCAACAATTCTCTGCTGTAGCTGTAGATGGAGATAATAATCAAAGTTCGGCAACACCATTTACAACACCGGCAGATCCAGTAATTGTTCAAGCACCAACTGTAGATAATGTAACAGGTACCTCAACAACAGGCTATACAGTAACAGGTACAGCACCAGTAGGAAGTACTGTAGAAGTCAAAAATACAGGTGGAACAGTGATTGGAACTGGTGTAGCAGATGGTAGTGGGAATTACACAGTTACGATTCCAGCTGGATCAGCAACACCGAATGAACAATTAACTGCAACAGCCAAAGATGCAGACGGAAACACAAGTCCTGGAACAGTCTTTACAACACCGTCAGATCCAGTAACGATTCAAGCACCTGTTGTTACTAGCGTAACTGGAACTTCTGCTACAGGCTATACGGTAGTTGGTACTGCAGTTGCAGGCGATACAGTTTCAATTAAAAAATTAAATGGCACAGTGATTGGTTCTGCTCAAGTAGATGGCAGCGGTAATTACTCTGTAGTGATTCCATCAGGATCAGCTAGTCAACTTGAACAATTGAGAGCAATCGATTCTGACGGTGCTGGGAATCAAAGCCCGGCAACTCCTTTTGTTACACCAGCTGACCCAGTAGTGGTAGCTGCACCAGTTATCACAAGTGTACTGGGTGATTCTCAAACTGGCTACACAGTGAAAGGGACAGCAACAGCAAACAATTCAGTATCACTAAGAACGTTAAGCGGAACTGAGGTAGGCGCTGGAGAGGTTGATAGCAATGGTGTATTCTCTATTTCATTAGATGCTCAAGAAGTAGAGCAACTGCAACAATTAAATGCAGTAGCGATAGATGACGCACTTAACTCAAGTTTACCAACACTATTCACAATCCCAGCAGATCCGTCTTCAAATGTTGAAGCACCAATCATTAACAATGTAACTGGAACGTCAAAAACTGGTTATATTGTAACTGGTAAAGCTACAGCAGGTAATAAAGTTAAAATTCGTAACGCTGCAGGAAGAATTATTGGTTCAGGCGTAGCAGATTTAAATGTCGGACAACTTGCATTAGATGGTGAATTCGCGATTGCTTTACCTGTAGGTTCAGCAACTGAGAATGAAGGATTGACGGCAACTGCTGAAAATAGTATTGGAGATGTTAGTACAGCCACTCCATTTAAGACGCCAGCTGATCCAACGTTTTTTGTTGCAACGCCGATAATCAACAGTGTGACTGGTAGCTCAACCACAGGTTATACGATCAAAGGGATTGCAACACCAGGAAACAGTGTAGAACTTCATAATGTAGTAGGAGAAGTGCTAGGTGCTGCCACAGCAAGCGAAAATGGTGGATTTGTTATCGAAATCCCTATAGGTTTTGCTGAACCAAAAGAACTAGTTTCAGCAATTGCAAAAGATAGCGATGGTAATCAAAGCGAACCAGCTAACTTCAAGCTTCCAGCTGACCCAGGCGACGGAAATGGGGGTAATAGCAATGGGACTGGTAATAGCGGTAACTTAGGTAACAATGGCAGCTCTGGCTTGAAAAACCTAAGTAGTTCAAACAAAAACCTTCCTAATAACGGTGAAATTGTTAGTAATTGGGGAATGTTAGGTGCTTTACTACTAGGAGCTTTTGCTTTCTTCACCTTCAAACGTAAAACTAAAAAAGAAGAAGAATAAAGTAATGAATTAATGTGTTAACGTTCTATAAGTGAAAAACATGAGGTGGGGCAAGTGTCCTGTCTCATGTTTTTTTGGATAAAAATACTAATAGTAAATTTCTGAAAAAATAATTAGATTTTCCTAAGAAAGAATCTTCCTTTCTCTACTTATTTATCGTAAAATGAAATTAGACAAAATGAAAGGGAGGATATACGCATGCCGATTCGTGTTCCAAAAGAATTACCCGCTATTAAAGTATTAGAAAAAGAGAAAATTTTTGTAATGGATGAAGATCGCGCTATGCATCAAGATATTCGTCCGTTAGAAATTTTAATCTTAAATTTGATGCCTAAAAAGGATGAAACAGAAGTCCAACTTTTGAGGTTACTTAGTAATACACCATTACAAATCAATGTTGAATTCTTGTATATGAGTAGTCATGAGGCGAAAAATACATCTAGTGATCATTTGAAACGTTTTTATTATCAATTTCAAGAAGTGAAAGAAAAGTTTTATGATGGTTTGATCATTACAGGAGCACCAATCGAGCAACTAGCATTTGAAGAAGTTGATTACTGGGAAGAATTGCAGGAAATTTTTAAGTGGTGTAAGTCACATGTGTTTTCAACATTTCATATTTGTTGGGGAGCGCAAGCCGGTCTTTATTATCATCATAATATTGATAAGTATTTACTAGAACAAAAATTAACAGGTGTATATGCTCATGATGTGTTGGCACCAACATGGAGTATTCTAAAAGGATTTGATGATACATTCTTTGCTCCTCATTCACGCTATACCGGTGTTAAAAGATGTGATGTAGATAAGACTGAAGAGTTAGAGGTTTTAGTCGAATCAAAAGAAGCCGGTCTTTTTTTAATTGGAAACAAAAATAATCGAGCTTTTTATGCAACAGGACACTTAGAATACGATCGTGAGACCTTACAGAAAGAATTTGAGCGAGATCAATTAAAAGGCATAAAGCCAAGATTACCTCAAAATTACTATCCGAATGATAACACAAAAGAGTTGCCACAATTACGTTGGCATATGGCTGCATCGTTGTTATTTTCTAATTGGTTAAACTATGCAGTTTATCAAAATACACCTTATGATTTATCTAAACTTCTTGAGGAATGAAAATAATAAATAGGGTACAGTTAAAACAAAGCGAAAATTTTGATTTGTTTTAACTATTTTTTTAAATACTTTCACCATTAAAATGCAAACGTTCCCTTTTAATTTCATTTCTATAATTTAGAGATGCATTCTTGTTCCTTTTTTTTACAAATAAACGTATTATAAGATGAAGGAAGGAGATTTTACTAGGAAAAACAAAGTAGAAAAACGATTAAAGATTCTAGATCAACTGCAAATAATGAAGTTATTTAATCTCTGTATAAAATAAAAATAAATAACTTAGTTAATTGCATTTAAGATTTAAAGAAGCAACCATTTTGAAGGCGCTTTAGGATTGCAGGATAATTGTGAGTCAATCGTAAACCAGCAATTATTACTTAATTAAAATAAATAAGCGTTAATTAACCATAGTTGGAGGAAAAATTATGAAAATACCTAAAAGATTTTTGAGTGGCCTGCTACTTTCAATGCTATTTCTTTTTTCTTTTGTGCCTGCTTTTGCACAGGAAATCGATGCAATTACTGCACCTACTGGAATAAAAGCAGTAATAGTAATCATTCCATTGATTTTAGTTTTAGTTTTATTATTTATGAAAGTGGATATGATCATTGCGGGATTTGTTGGTGGTGTTTTAGCGATGGTGATTGGTGGAATTGGTTTAGAGCAAGCCAACAAACAATTATTAGAAACAATCCCAATGATGCTTGGTATCACTGTACCGATCATCAATTCGGCAGTTGCGATGGCTGTATTTAAATCGGGTGGTTACTCGGCAGCTTTAACCCTTGCCAAAAGAGGGACAAAAGGAAAAGTTGAGTATGTTTCAGCATTTATCGTTATATTGTTAGCAGCAGCGACTTATATGTCTGGTATAGGTGGAGGTAGCGCTATGGTAATTGCCCCATTGGCATTTGTAGCAGTTGGTGCAGTCCCTGAGTTGATTGCAGCGATGTCACTTGCTGCAGCAGTTTCATTTACGACGTCACCAGCCTCGTTAGAATCTAGTATTGTATCTAAATTAGGAGATTTTAGTGTTGCTAAATATGTTTCGGATATGCGTCCGATTTGGCTAGTTTTTTGTGCTTTAGCGATTATTTTAGCTTTTTGGGGAACAAAACGTCGGAATATCGGTTTTAAAGAAAATAGTGATGATGAATATGCATCAATGAGTAATAAAGCTTTATTTAAATTGACGTTACCTGCGATTTTTTTACTTTTCGCTGTGATTTTTGGTCCAGTAGTGAATGATCTTGTTGGATTCCCATTATTGACACCATTAGTTTACATGGTTTTGACACTAGCATTAATTTTTATTTGTTCAGATTTCACGTTGAATCAGTCAGTAGAAGCAATGGTGGATGGTTCTACCTACATTTTAACTCGACTGTTCCAAGTAGGGATTTTTCTAGCGTTTATTAATATCATTGCTCAAACTGGAACCTTTGCTGTTATTGCAGGGATTGCTAGTTCCGCACCAACTTTGATCATGGTTCCTGTGGCAATTTTAACTGGAATCTTGATCGGTGTGCCTGCTGGCGCATACGTAGGTTCCGTTTTAACACTCGTTCTGCCTGTGGCCGTGTCTTTAGGATTTTCTTCTATCGAACTTGGTTTAGTAGCGGTTGGAGTAGGATTAGGCAGTCAAATGAGTTTTGTTAATATTACGATGCAAGCTCTATCCTCTGGCTTCCAAATTCCAATTTTAGAGGTTGTAAAAGGAAATGTGAAATGGATCAGTATCGCTTCTGTTATATTGATCGGGATTGGTTTCTTTATATAGATTAAATTGAAAGGATGTTGACAAATGGATATTTTAATTAAGCAAGCAAGATTACGTGATGGAGAAGCGCTCCAAGATGTGGGGATTAAAGATGGTAAAATCATAGCTATTTCGGAGAATTTATCGGATAACGCGGTAAACGTAATCGAAGCACAAGGGCGTGTTTTGATTCCTGGTCTAGTTGAAAGTCATATTCATTTAGATAAGGCTTTAATCGCTGACAGAAAACCAAATAAATCAGGGACTTTACAAGAAGCAATTAGCGTTACAGCTGAGTTAAAGCCAACTTTCACAGAAGAGGATATTTACCAAAGGGCAAAAAAAGCGTTGGAAATGATTATTGCTCACGGTGTCACAGCTGTTAGAACTCACGCAGAATTCGATCCAGCTCAAGGGTTCTCTGGTTTTAAAACGATCATGAAATTAAAAGAGGAGTATCGAGATTTGATCGATATGCAAATCGTTGCATTTCCGCAGGAAGGAATCTTTAAAGCACCTGGCACAGAAAGAATGATGTATGAAGCAATGGAGATGGGGGCAGACGTTGTAGGGGGTATTCCTTATAATGACGCACCGGCAGATAAGCATATTGATTTAGTTTTTGAAATTGCTAAAAAATATGATAAAGACATTGATCTCCATCAAGATTTCAGCGATGAAGCAACTGACATTTCAATCGAATATTTATGTAAAAAGACGATCGCAGAAAATTATCATGGGAGAGTTTCAGTGGGACATTTAACTGCCCTTCACGCATTGGAACCTAAGCGATTAAATGAAATCCTAGCACTGATGTCTGAAGCACAAATCAATGTTATGGCTTTACCGGCAACAGATTTACATTTAGGTGCTAGAAATGACGTATACAATGTCAGAAGAGCAGTAACACCCATCAGAAAACTTCGAGATGCAGGAGTTAATGTATGTCTCGCGACCAATAACATTCGTAATGCATTTACGCCATACGGAAATGGTGATTTAATGCAAATCGCAATGCTAGCAATTCCTGTAGGACATCTGGGTGGAGCAGATGATCTGCCAACTGTTTTGCCAATGATCACAGAAAATCCTGCAAAAGCATTGGCTCTTAAGGATTATGGGATACAAATTGGGAACAATGCTGACTTAGTTTTGCTTGATACGAAAGTAAAAGCAGACGCAATTATTGATATTCCCGAGAGAAATTATGTTATTAAAAATGGTAAAATTACAGTTGAAGTAAAAAAAGAAGTGATTATTTTTAAATAATTGAGTTGAAAAAACGACTATAACGTTTAAAACAGTTTATAGCCGTTTTTTTATATTCTACTAAATAAGTTCATCATAATATTGTTATGTAAACTAAATGATGCCCATACTAGTATTGAAAAATGAGAATAAAGCAAAGTGAAGGAAATAAATAGTCATTATGTAATAACTATCAACATTGAAACCACCTTATCATTCTCAATTAAATATAAATAATTGAGAATGATAAGGTAAAACACTTGTTATTACATGTGTTTATATGATACTCTTTATTATATAATAAATAATATTGGAGGTACATGAAATGAAAGTTATCGTTTTAGGTTCATCGCACGGAGGCTATGAAGCAGTTGAAGAATTATTAAACTTACACCCTGATGCAGAAATCCAATGGTATGAGAAAGGTGATTTTATTTCTTTTCTATCCTGTGGTATGCAACTTTATCTAGAAGGGAAAGTCAAAGATGTCAATTCCGTTCGATATATGACTGGTGAAAAGATGGAAAGCAGAGGAGTTAATGTCTTCTCAAATACAGAAATTACTGCAATCAAACCCGAAGATCATCAAGTCGTTGTTAAGGATTTATTATCTGGAGAAGAACGTGTAGAAGATTACGATAAACTTATCATTAGTCCTGGAGCTGTACCGTTCGAATTGAATGTTCCAGGTAAGGACTTAGAAAACATCTATTTGATGCGTGGTAGAAAATGGGCCATTAAATTAAAAGCAAAAACAGTTGATCCAGAAGTGAATAATGTAGTTGTAATCGGCAGTGGCTACATTGGTATAGAAGCAGCTGAATCATTTGCTAAAGCTGGTAAAAAAGTCACAGTTATTGATATTTTAGATCGACCTTTAGGTGTCTATTTAGATAAAGAGTTTACCGATGTTTTGACAGAGGAAATGGAAGCTAACAATATCAACGTAGTGACAAATGAAACTGTACAAAGCTATGCCGGGGAAGGTCAAGTTCAAAAAGTTATAACAGATAAAGCTGAATATGATGCTGATCTCGTTGTTGTGGCAGTCGGTGTTCGTCCTAATACTGGCTGGTTGAAAGACACATTAGAGCTACATCCAAATGGTCTTATTAAAACAGATGAATACATGCAAACAAGTGCTCCTGATATTTTCGCAGTAGGAGATGCGACGTTGATTAAATACAATCCTGGTGAAACGGAAGTTAATATTGCCTTAGCAACCAACGCCAGAAAACAAGGCCGTTTTGCGGTGAAAAACTTATTAAGTCCAGTAAAACCTTTCCCAGGTATTCAAGGTTCATCAGGTTTAGCTGTTTTTGATTATAAATTCGCTTCTACTGGAATTAACGAAGAAATGGCTAAGAAATTAAATAAAAAGACTAAATCTGCATTGGTTGTTGAAGATTATTTAATGGACTTTAATCCTGATAAGCAAAAAGCTTGGTTCAAACTTGTCTATGATCCTGAAACAACTCAAATTTTAGGTGCACAATTGATGTCAAAAGCTGATTTAACAGCAAACATTAATGCTATTTCATTAGCAATCAAAGCGAAAATGACAATTGAAGACTTAGCTTATGCAGACTTTTTCTTCCAACCATCATTTGATAAACCTTGGAATATTATTAATACTGCTGCTTTAGCTGCAATGAAAAACGAACAATAATTTTAAATTTAAAAGACTGCAGAAAAGAAATTTTCTGTTGTCTTTTTTTGATAGGGGAAAAATGGTATCATTTAAGGAAATAACTTGAATAGGATGGAGACTTTGATGACAATTACACTAAAAGAAATGACTGCAACTGATTATGAAAAGTATCTTTCTTTTGCAATCAAGGACTATGCGAAAGATAAAATCACTGCTGGAACATGGAATGAAGAAGAGGCGATTAGCTTAGCAACGAAAAGTTTTAGCGAACTTTTACCATCAGGAAAGGATACTAAAAATGAATATCTTTATTCAATAGAAGACGATTCAGTAGATAAAAAGGTAGGTTTTTTATGGGTCCATCTAAATAAAACGCTCTATGATTCAAAACTGTTTATTTATGATTTTATCGTGTTTGAAGAATATAGAAAAATAGGCTATGGGAAACAAACAATTTATTCTCTAGTTGAGAAAGCTAAAAAAATGAATGTGTCACAAATCGACTTACATGTGTTCGCTCACAATAAAGGTGCGATTCACTTATATGAACAAACAGGTTTTATAGCTACAGATATTAGCATGTCAAAACAAATAAAGTGAAAAGACTTAATTATAAAAAGGAGTTTAACATGTGTCAGCATCCAAGTACAAAAATCATGACGGAGTTAATTCAAAAACAATGGGCAGATCATTCCATTCACGCTGCAATTGTCAATGAAAAATCAGAGATTATTGCTATCGGCAAAACAACTGTTTCTCAAACAAATGACCCCACAGCACATGCTGAGATCAACGCAATCAGATCAGCATGTGAACTTTTAAAGACTGATACATTACCACCAGATTATTGGTTATATTCGACATTCGAACCTTGTCCATTGTGTTCATCTGCAGTTCTTTGGAGCGGTATTGACGGAGTTGTATACGCTAATGATCCCAGATTCAGGGGTTCACTACCAGACTGGTCTTTTATTAAGTGTAGAACCATGTTAGAACAGGGTGTTGATATCCATCAAGTAAAGTTGATTGAGAATTTTATGTTAGATGAGATAAAAGACTACTTTACTAGGCACGAAAAATAAAAAGACTTATAGAGTTAAATGAGAAAAAACGAGTTTTAAAACGACCAATTGCAGAGACGCCATATTATGGAAATACATAGCGAAAACTAATGACTTGCTGCCAGAAGTTGCCAACCAAGTCGAAAAGACTTTTAGATAAGACTGATTTATTTAAAGTTGAGAATTAGACTTTTCAGGCAACATAAATTTATGTTAGTATCAAGTGTTTGATTGAGGCTAGAAGATCTTTTCCTCGATTGTAAACTGTAGATTGTTTTACGAAAGTAAAGATTTTATAAGCGATGTGGGGGGCTTTTGCAGAGCTGTAGATAATAAAAAAGGCAGCTAACTTTAAAATCAGCTACCTTTTTTAACCTGAATAAAATATTAGAGTGGATTTCTCTCTTTGCTAATTTCATTTTACCCAGTAATTATTGTTTTTGTACAACTTTAGGAATTACATTCATCGGAATTGTTTCTATCAAAACTTCTTTGCCATCAGTTATATCACTAACCTCCAATAATAATTGAGTGCCAATTTTAGCTTTAAATTTAGAATCTGCCAATACTCTTAATGCATGACTGTCATCTACTCGTTTCCACTTTTCCCTTTCTGTCCATTGATAAGCAGAGCTTCTCAATATATTTACTAATCTTTCTTGTTCGTCAATTGCATCTCCAATTGGATATGTTGCAGTAATAACATTATCTTTTAGTGCGTAGGGAATATGTGCAGAAACTTTATTTGAGGCATTCGTAGTTCCGGAAGCTTTACCAACAGTTAACAACCACTGAAGTTTATATGTGTGTCCTGCTGGTACTAATAAAGTTTGTGCTGGTACTGACCAACTTTTTTCTACAGTTGAAACCACTGAATTAGAGTGCCCAAAATCATATCGAACATCCATTGATATAGACCCAGATACAAATGGAAATTTCATCTCTGCGCTGGTATCTATTGAGATACCAGCATTGTGTGTAGTTTGTGTAGTGACACTATCGCTCTGACTATAGACAAAAGTTGATGAAGACAGACGTTGGTCTTGTTTCGTATCATTTATAAGAACAGCTTGGTTTGCATCAACGAATTCTCCATCCTGGATAACCATATCATCATTTAACTTGATTGAAAACGGTTCTATTGTCAAGGAAAAAGGATCTAACCTAGAGCTCTGTGGATCACTAATTCTTTCTAAATCTGTTATTTCTTTATTAGCAGTTTTATTATAAGAAAGTGTAAAGCCTAAATCTTTACAATCATTCTTTATTTGTGCGGAAAAATCAACATCATCTAAAGTAACATTTTCATTAATTCCTTCTACAAACGCTTCATTTGCGAACACCACTGCAGATGGTGTAACAGCAGTTAAACCAATTCCTACTAACAAAACTAATGAATTCAATTTAATAAATTTTTTCAATTAATTCCCTCCTAAAATGTTTAAATTATTATATCACATAATAAGAAAGCGCTTCCTTATTTTCATAATACAACTATCCAATAAAATTGTAATGTTCATTTTGGTTATATATACTTAACTTTTATAGTATATAGTCTTTTTTTAAGGAGATTTACAAAAGATTTTATCTTTTAAGAAAAAATTATCAAAAAATAATGATATTTTTTAGACATCTGTGAATGTGTAAAATAATATAATACGGGGAGTTTTTAAGAAATGCTTTACCTACAAAAAACTTCCGCAAATAGAAAACAGGATAAACTTAGATATCTTTTCAATAGGACAAATTAAATCAAGAAAAGAACTAAAAGTGACGAAGGGATAGAGCTACGCAATATATTTTTTGACTATGTGAAGTCTCGCGTGTCTAAAGTTCATAAAAAACTTGCTAAAGAGAGAGTTCAGAGAAAATAAGTTTAGTCAGCGTACATGAATGAAGAAATGTTTTTCATGATTAAAAATCTGTATAAAAAGGCTAAAAAAAGCGAATACAAAAACACGAATGATAAGTTCAATTGAGATTCAAGGTAGGTTAATACGATTTTGAATCTACTTTGTATAATGTATATTATGTTAACTAGAATAAAAATATTTAAATAGCGACTAAAATCTATAGAAAAACAACGAGCAGAGAATAGTAGGCTGCTCGTTGTTTTTCTATAGTATTGGTGATAATAATCGTGAAAAGTTTTGTTT is a genomic window of Enterococcus haemoperoxidus ATCC BAA-382 containing:
- a CDS encoding nucleoside deaminase, with translation MCQHPSTKIMTELIQKQWADHSIHAAIVNEKSEIIAIGKTTVSQTNDPTAHAEINAIRSACELLKTDTLPPDYWLYSTFEPCPLCSSAVLWSGIDGVVYANDPRFRGSLPDWSFIKCRTMLEQGVDIHQVKLIENFMLDEIKDYFTRHEK
- a CDS encoding GNAT family N-acetyltransferase, with protein sequence MTITLKEMTATDYEKYLSFAIKDYAKDKITAGTWNEEEAISLATKSFSELLPSGKDTKNEYLYSIEDDSVDKKVGFLWVHLNKTLYDSKLFIYDFIVFEEYRKIGYGKQTIYSLVEKAKKMNVSQIDLHVFAHNKGAIHLYEQTGFIATDISMSKQIK
- a CDS encoding FAD-dependent oxidoreductase; the protein is MKVIVLGSSHGGYEAVEELLNLHPDAEIQWYEKGDFISFLSCGMQLYLEGKVKDVNSVRYMTGEKMESRGVNVFSNTEITAIKPEDHQVVVKDLLSGEERVEDYDKLIISPGAVPFELNVPGKDLENIYLMRGRKWAIKLKAKTVDPEVNNVVVIGSGYIGIEAAESFAKAGKKVTVIDILDRPLGVYLDKEFTDVLTEEMEANNINVVTNETVQSYAGEGQVQKVITDKAEYDADLVVVAVGVRPNTGWLKDTLELHPNGLIKTDEYMQTSAPDIFAVGDATLIKYNPGETEVNIALATNARKQGRFAVKNLLSPVKPFPGIQGSSGLAVFDYKFASTGINEEMAKKLNKKTKSALVVEDYLMDFNPDKQKAWFKLVYDPETTQILGAQLMSKADLTANINAISLAIKAKMTIEDLAYADFFFQPSFDKPWNIINTAALAAMKNEQ
- a CDS encoding ETX/MTX2 family pore-forming toxin translates to MKKFIKLNSLVLLVGIGLTAVTPSAVVFANEAFVEGINENVTLDDVDFSAQIKNDCKDLGFTLSYNKTANKEITDLERISDPQSSRLDPFSLTIEPFSIKLNDDMVIQDGEFVDANQAVLINDTKQDQRLSSSTFVYSQSDSVTTQTTHNAGISIDTSAEMKFPFVSGSISMDVRYDFGHSNSVVSTVEKSWSVPAQTLLVPAGHTYKLQWLLTVGKASGTTNASNKVSAHIPYALKDNVITATYPIGDAIDEQERLVNILRSSAYQWTEREKWKRVDDSHALRVLADSKFKAKIGTQLLLEVSDITDGKEVLIETIPMNVIPKVVQKQ
- a CDS encoding amidohydrolase family protein, whose protein sequence is MDILIKQARLRDGEALQDVGIKDGKIIAISENLSDNAVNVIEAQGRVLIPGLVESHIHLDKALIADRKPNKSGTLQEAISVTAELKPTFTEEDIYQRAKKALEMIIAHGVTAVRTHAEFDPAQGFSGFKTIMKLKEEYRDLIDMQIVAFPQEGIFKAPGTERMMYEAMEMGADVVGGIPYNDAPADKHIDLVFEIAKKYDKDIDLHQDFSDEATDISIEYLCKKTIAENYHGRVSVGHLTALHALEPKRLNEILALMSEAQINVMALPATDLHLGARNDVYNVRRAVTPIRKLRDAGVNVCLATNNIRNAFTPYGNGDLMQIAMLAIPVGHLGGADDLPTVLPMITENPAKALALKDYGIQIGNNADLVLLDTKVKADAIIDIPERNYVIKNGKITVEVKKEVIIFK
- the metA gene encoding homoserine O-acetyltransferase MetA translates to MPIRVPKELPAIKVLEKEKIFVMDEDRAMHQDIRPLEILILNLMPKKDETEVQLLRLLSNTPLQINVEFLYMSSHEAKNTSSDHLKRFYYQFQEVKEKFYDGLIITGAPIEQLAFEEVDYWEELQEIFKWCKSHVFSTFHICWGAQAGLYYHHNIDKYLLEQKLTGVYAHDVLAPTWSILKGFDDTFFAPHSRYTGVKRCDVDKTEELEVLVESKEAGLFLIGNKNNRAFYATGHLEYDRETLQKEFERDQLKGIKPRLPQNYYPNDNTKELPQLRWHMAASLLFSNWLNYAVYQNTPYDLSKLLEE